The following nucleotide sequence is from Malania oleifera isolate guangnan ecotype guangnan chromosome 4, ASM2987363v1, whole genome shotgun sequence.
TGGATGAAGGCTATGTAGCAAGAGTTAAAATCTCTAGATAAAAATCATACATTTGAGCTAGTGAAGTTGCCTAAGGGCAAGAGAGTTTTGAAGAATAAATGGGTATACAGATTGAAGATTGAAGAAAATAGTTCACAACCCGGGCTTGGTTGTAAAAGGCTTCAACCAAAAATATGGAATTGACTTTAATCATATTTTTCTCAAGTTGTAAAGATGACATCTGTCAAAGTGGTGCTTGGTTTAACAGCTAATATGGATTTGGAGATAGCATAGATGGATGTGAAGACTGCTTTTTTCCATGGTGACTTGAAAGAAAGACCTACACGGAGCAACTAGAGGGTTCTTAGgtgaaaggaaaggaaaataaagtTTGCAAGTTaaaaaagagtttgtatggtttaaagcaaacACCAAGGCAATGGTATAGGAAGTTTGAATCAGTTATAGAGCAACATGGTTATAAGAAAACTACTTTTGACCATTGTGTTTTCATTAGAAGATTTTTTGAAggtaattttcttattttattgctCTATATTAATGATATGCTAATTGTTGGCCATGATATGTAGGATTGACAAGTTGAAGAAAGATTTGAGTAGGTATTTTTCCATGAAAGACTTAGGGCCAACATAGAAAATCCTAAGCATGGAAACCACTTATCACGAGGAAGCCAAGAAGTTGTGGTTATCACAGGAAAGTATGTTGAGAAagtacttcaaagatttaacatGGATAGGGCTAAGGCAGTTAGTTCTTCTCTTGCTAATCACATCAAAATGAGCTCCAAGTAATGTCCTTCAGCTGAGAAGGAGAAGGAAGAGATGAAAAGAGTATCATATGCTTCAGTAGTTGCAAGTTTGGTGTATGCAATAGTTTGTACAAAGTCAGACATAACTTATGTAGTTGGTGttgttagtagatttctctccAATCTTGGTAAAGGATATTGGAATGCTATGATATGGATTCTCAAGTCTGAGGTACCTCCTTATATGTTTTCTTCGGGAATGGAAAATCATTATTGGTCAATTATACAGATGCAAACATGGCTAGAGATGTTGATACTAGAAAGTCTATATCGAGGTACTTGATTACTTTCATAAGGGGAGTTGTGGTTTGCCATTCAAAGTTACAAAAATGTGTTGTCCTTTCTACTACTGAAGCGGAGTTCATTGTAGCTAGTAATGCTTGCAAAGAAGTGATGTGGATGAAAAGATTTCTACAGGAGCTCAAATTGAAACAAGAGAGGTAtgtgttgcattgtgatagtcagagtgcgattTATCTTTGTAAGAAGCATGCTTTTTATTCACAATCTAAACATATTGATGTGAACTACCATTGGATTAGAGATGCATTGGATTCTGGTTTACTAAAAATTGAAAAGATTCATACCAATGACAATAGTTTAGACATGATAAAATCTCTATCAAGGGTGAAACATAAAACTTGTTGTATAATTGTCGAAATGATGAATTCCTCCACATAATTAGGAGGGcgagatttgttgggtttccctTCTATATGAACAATAGCCAGTATTTGTGTTGGTTCACTTAGATCTCTCGGTCAATGCCCAAGTGAAATCTATGCCTAAGTGGaagaaaagaatttttataaGTTTGAATATAACATACTTACCTGTTATGGAATGATTAACTCATTACGTAATTAATTGTGATTTGATTGAAAAATGATTGATTATCTGTAGAGAAATTAAAGGTAGCAAATTAGAGAAAATTACGATTAAGAGTTACAAAATTTTATGCATTATGGTGAGAACTGAAAAGGAAGAACGATGAGAAAAAAAGGACAAATAACTTTATGAAAGCCAAGTTTAGAGGTGCCTCTCAATAATCAATTAATTATTACAATCATATGGTAATTTATCATATCAAACTAATTTTTTGCCACCATATTTGTTAGATCATCTTCATTAGTTTTCATCGTTTAGATACAACCTCTATTTTTTTTGAGACCTCTCCATTTTTCTTAAAGTTAAATCCCACTTTTCCATTGATGATGATTCATGATGATTTGTATATAAAAAATTCCTTATTTTTGATGAATCTAATTGATATATACCTCtaattttaattgaaaaagaCATTATAACATactatttaatataataaaaaaatcaaaagcaaACTCCAATCCCGTGATTTAAAAAATCAAGTAAATTGAGTATTCCCAATTTCTCATTGTGATTATGTGATTAATTTTAATCTTTTTGACTGCTAAATATTTCAAATTATTAGATAATTATActtaattaaattaggaaaaaaatttgttttgagattttatactttACCATCACCTCCGTATCTCGCCTTCCCCAACACTCCAAGCTCCCTTTGATCTCTGAGTATGCCCAGACTTGTCTCTAGATTTTCCTAATTATGATGCTGCTTGTTATTAAGTCTTTATGCCCGGGATATGCCCAGGTTTAACTGTACTTGTTTCTAAGTTCATCctaatttttttcctaattttgatGCTACTTGTTTTTTATTGGGAGCTTTGACCTCCCTTCTCGGTGTATGTTTCAGATTTTTCTGTACCAatgatcaatatatatatatatatatatatatatatatatatatatagatagatagtaACACAAACACATGTTACACATCTGCCTTGCATCCACCAGTAGCTTTAGGCTTTACACACTATTGAAAACACCCATCACACACAAACTTGAATTCAAGGTGCTGATTCCTCGCAGAAGCTTTTGGCTTACTAATATTAGAAAGTGATACTAGTATTTATTTGTTAAAGAGGAATCACATAAACTCCCCACGCCCTGCGAGCAATTACTCTTCCTTCAGTTCCTTCAGAAAATCTTCATTGTCAACCAGCACCTAGAAACATACAAGCACCAAAATCACAACGTAAGTGGCTCGTGCCTGCATTTTTCGGCTGCTGCTTTCAAAATCATACCAAAAACTGCCGAATATAAACATCTTCACTCTACAAAAAGCTTACCGTTTTCCAGCCATCTGGATCCAGAAAAGAGGTGATCTTGGTGTTGAGTCCAGGAATCGGTCCGGGTTGTCGGGTAATCTTTCCCCCAAGCTCTTGTGTAACCAGGTTGACAACCTCAGCACTCTTATACACATCATCAGTGCTAATGGCAACCTAGAATGGAAATCGCATTCACAGAGGGGAAAAGAGTGATCTAAATGTAAAGCGGTTTTGCATCAAGCACCCAACAAATagatttaaagaaaaagaaatcatAACAATAACCTGTGCATATGCATTCCCTTTTGTGTATTCAGTCACTCCATAGTTGTAAGTCAGCTCCAGAACAGTTGTCTCATATTCATCTGCGTACCCCATCATGGCTATAATATACTGATTAACATACAACCGAAATTATGGGAATTAGTTGGTCTCAGTGAAGAGTAATGCAGCTCCTACAGAAGACAACATGAAAACACAGAAACACATTTCACCTTCTGTTCGGGcctatcaaccttctttaatagCTTCATCCCCAAGGCCTACATCGAGTAAAATGCAATAACATGAGGAATGTCATAGAGCATGTTGCAGACAGAGTGGATTGGTGTAGAAAACAAAGAACTTCGAcatatatatatgaaagcaagTATCCAAGTTCCTTAATGTTAGGAGAACCACTAAAAAATGAATTTGCTTTGGGTTCTGAAGATCTCGCTATGTGCAAGTCGAGGACCCTGCCTACGTCCTCCATATCACTTGCCCTACACTCGATAGATATGAAATTCCTAATAATATCAAACCAACTTTGTCAAACACTGATTCTGCTGGTCACCGGTTATCCTTAAAGCTAACAATGTCTCACTTGCTCAAACAGTTTTAACTTCTAGGTTGTTTGGCTGTGGCTAACAACATATATCAAGACTTAATAGAACCAAATCAAACCTAGATGTTAAGTGACAATATATgcatcataaaaaaaatatattaataaagGCTGCATAATGGATGAGCAACTCCACAAATGGTAACCAGGTTCAAATCATTAAGGATAAATGCTTCTGAAGTCTAAACTCTCCCTGTGCCACAAAAATTTCATATGCTTAATTTGTGTTCATGGCAAAGGTTTACATTTACATAATGTGAAATTACATTTTTCTGGTTCTTCACTCAATAATGCGCCACTGTATTTATGTGCAACTTCAAAATTTCTAGTAATCAGACAGATTCTTAattccaaattttcaaaaattgatcCAGTGTTTTGCACTCACTGGGTATTTTCCTCCCATTTTACATATCCAAACAGCTGATTTTGTTAAAAAATCTGAATATATGCAATCACCAAAATTAAAGAATTCCACATGAATAAATTTCTCAAGTGCAGGACATAGGATGTGGAAAGATCATCCGACAGCAACTTTTTTTCTGAAATAAGTatgcatttaaaaattttatgcatCCAACACAAGCACAAAACAGGTCTAAGCAGCAGGTTAACTTGGAATAGATATTCAATGATGATTTGTACTAAATATAAAGATTGAATTACCTTTTCATAGAACTTGATAGAACGATCCATGTCACCCACCCGCAGCATGACTTGACAGAGTGGTTCAGGAGTTGGACCTCTTTGGATGAGCTCAAAAACGTAGCCATCAGGATCCTTGACAAAGGCAATATGAGTCGTTCCACCTTTAACTGGGCCAGGCTCCCGAGTGACATTTCCACCCTTGCTCCTTATGTGCCCAACCATTTTGTAAACCTAGAAGTCCATGGGAAGAGGTATCCAAATTCAAAATGGACACTGAATCATTTGCTTACACTTTGTGAACAACTGAATGACACTTACATCTTGAGTTGCAATTGCAAAATGTCCAAAGCCTGTTCCTATGTCATAGCTATCGACACCATAGTCTGTAATCAGTATCGAAGTTGATCAATAGTATATCACATGCAGAGATGCATATAAATATGCATACTCAAacatgcgcacacacacacgcacgcacacacacgcgcacacacatacacacacaggTTCACATCTCAGCAATTTCATCTGCAATACAGCAATAATACCAGGCTTTATATGCATACTCAAATATACACTCGTGAACAGTCAAACAGCGGTTCACACCTTAGCAATTTCATCTGTAATAATACCACACTAGAGAAGGCGACAAATTAACCTTCTTTACATTAAACTCACTCTATTCAGCTTGAGACCGACCCCCTTAGCTAGAGAAGGTGACAAAAACCTTCTTTGTAAACAAAAAGTCATGTCCACCTTGCTATTGTTCAATTCATATTTATGATCAGGAATACCATAAAACAAGATTTAAATGAAGTAAATAAATGAAGGCTGATTGCATTGATTTCCTATGAATTTTGTCTAAAGAAAAGCAAAATGCCAGTATATTGCAACTTAACAGCTCCCAAGTCTCCACAAGGTCAAAATGAAGCTAGTCCAAAGAGTTTGCTTTTGGATGGGTGAGCAGATTGAATCGGTGCCTTTTGTATCACAGGTTAGCATTTCCCCTTAGATGGGCTCTCAAGTGGTCCAGAAAATCCAAAGTGCACTGTGGAAAAAAGGCAGATGTGCAAATTTTGTTTTGCATTTCATCCATCCCCACAAATCTAgatccaaaaccttaaatctatgctcccaaacactactgCATAAGCATCAAAGGGCTGTGTCTTCAGCATATAGATAATTAACAGAACTGTTAGAGAACACCAATAACACATAACAAACAGACATGTGTCTACATACATGTGTCGATGTGTGGGGAAGAGATGTGCCTATagaagaatttccaaaagaacaGAACTTTTAACTTACTGTACGTTAACTCCACGACAAAATGAGAATCTTCTGGACCAAAACCAAGAAAAGCATTAGAGTATTTCTCTTCTGGAATGTCCCTTTTCCTCAACAGTTTCATTCCAAAGCATTCAGTGTAGAACCTGACAACACACCGAATTGTCAATTGAGAAATTTTACGGTTCTGAAATTATAAGTTGCATAACAAGATCAAACGAGAGTCCTAAAGGCATACTTGATTGTACGATCAAGATCTCCAACACGATAAACAGCATGTAGAAAGCGGCGCTTGTCTTTTTTGGCCCATTCAAATAATTCATCACTTGGAACAGCAGGCGCAGACCCAGACATACTGAAATCAATGTCAACAACCTGCACGAATGATTGGTTTCAGCAACATGGCATATGATTTAAACAatcaattttttgtattttatgaatATTTGGGCCAAAGCAGAGGgtcttttatctttttcttttttagggtATAGCATTGGTGCTTTGAAACAGATTCATTGAAAAATTGATACAACATACAAAATGTCCTCACAGAAAACATGGTTTCTATAGTGTTTGCATCAAAAACTTGACACAACAAACAAGATGTGCTACAAAATAACACAAAACAACGTGGCTTGTAATTTCTTGGGGATGGTGTTTGTGCTTTTCTTGATAGTGTTTGTCATTTGAAACAGATCCATAAAAAAATTGGCAAAACACGCAAAATGACACGGTTTCTTAAACGCTTGGGCAATCTTCTATGGGCAACAGAAAGACTCATCTTAAAAGCTATGCAACACAAAATAGATCGACTCTAATTGCTCTAGGCAAAGAGGATTCACATGTTTCTACTCTAAGACATCAACACACGCCAAAGTGCACCATTCGACTCTCTGATTTTTAAAGGACATAAAGAGAGTTAAATCATATATGCACTATTGGTCactaaatttttgaaattttctaccTTGGTCATTGCAAATTTCTCTTTTCTAACGTGATCACTGGACAATCTAAATTATTGCGATTATAGTCATGTGCTTTCTAAATAATTGCAATTTCAATTCCAAGAACTGCATCAGGTTAGCATGCCAATTGCAACCAGAAAGAATGTACAGTGACCACAGGGGGAAAAAAATTGCAGTGATTGAGATAATTTTGTACGCCGAAGGTGCTATATCCGCGAATTAACAAATCATCGGACACAGACAAGGCTCGCATTCAAACAGAAACATAAATTGTGTCAATGTGTAGCTGCGAACGCATCAACTCAGTAAATTTCGATCAAACCAGAGTCTGAATAAACAAAATACGAACACACAGAGCTATGAAATAAACATCGAATTCAAGACTAGAACTCGAAACAGTGAGAAATTGACATAGAGACAAGCTAATCCAGCAGAAGAGCTTGAAACGAAGGGAGACGGAGCTCACCGGAAGAGCTTGAAACGAGGGGAGACGGAGCTCACCGGAAGAGCTTGAAACGAAGGAAGACGGAGCTCACCGGAGTGAGTGAAGATGACTGATTACAAGCCCTAGAACGATCGTGAACGGTGTAAGAACCTCCACCTTCTTTATACAACAATGTCATCAGCTGAGAACAGCTGCAGTGACAATCGGTCACTCTGTCTTTGATGACGGACGTAATGCTGTCGTCGTATTCGCCTCCAATGTCCACGTGGAGAATACGTGGCAATGAAACATTCGGCCacgtcattgaaaaatatttgccaAAAAGTAGTCCCACGTTTATGCACATCTTACCACTCTAATTctctaaatatattttttatatattgaaaTGACAAATTTATCCTTCAATTTTTCTCCTACCaatgaaagaaaaagtaaaaaaaatggtaaaattgtcatttcattctaaaattaagATAAAGTTATTAATTAgcatatgaaaaaataaatgcaaatgaGAATTTGTACCTTTTTAAAGTATGTTCTCATTTCAATAATTACAATTATTACAATATGAACATAACAAAACGCATAATTTATATTTGGCAGGCTTGATTTTATTAGGTTACTTTGattcaataaaaatataacataaaattgtattaaattttttgaatgataattttataaatatgttaatatttataataaatattatgttgaattttattatgattgtgtttggatgtacAAATTTAAATATTCAATTTTAATTTATATCAATATCAAATCACATAAATTGTTATGTGTGCAAATAATCGAATTGTATAGTCTTAACAAATGTTTATAATAACTTTGTATTAAAGTTTATATAACCCTTAGGTTTGTtagttaaattatgaaaatatgaaaaatgggcagaatttttgtaaattttagaaaaataaaaaataatattatttgataagATCCTACTTTTTTAACACCACTAGAAATAAAGTCACTAttcaataaaattaattatttacgATCATTAATTTTCTTCTCgtcctttcttatttttattgaataattaaatatctaaaaaaataaaacaaagacaCTTGATGTGCGTGAATATAATGCAGTGAAGGACAAATTGTTAATAAAACAAGCTCGATATTTGGTTATAGCTTTTTTTCAACTTTTCTcccaaatatt
It contains:
- the LOC131152777 gene encoding lactoylglutathione lyase GLX1-like isoform X2, giving the protein MSGSAPAVPSDELFEWAKKDKRRFLHAVYRVGDLDRTIKFYTECFGMKLLRKRDIPEEKYSNAFLGFGPEDSHFVVELTYNYGVDSYDIGTGFGHFAIATQDVYKMVGHIRSKGGNVTREPGPVKGGTTHIAFVKDPDGYVFELIQRGPTPEPLCQVMLRVGDMDRSIKFYEKALGMKLLKKVDRPEQKYIIAMMGYADEYETTVLELTYNYGVTEYTKGNAYAQVAISTDDVYKSAEVVNLVTQELGGKITRQPGPIPGLNTKITSFLDPDGWKTVLVDNEDFLKELKEE
- the LOC131152777 gene encoding lactoylglutathione lyase GLX1-like isoform X1, producing the protein MTLLYKEGGGSYTVHDRSRACNQSSSLTPVVDIDFSMSGSAPAVPSDELFEWAKKDKRRFLHAVYRVGDLDRTIKFYTECFGMKLLRKRDIPEEKYSNAFLGFGPEDSHFVVELTYNYGVDSYDIGTGFGHFAIATQDVYKMVGHIRSKGGNVTREPGPVKGGTTHIAFVKDPDGYVFELIQRGPTPEPLCQVMLRVGDMDRSIKFYEKALGMKLLKKVDRPEQKYIIAMMGYADEYETTVLELTYNYGVTEYTKGNAYAQVAISTDDVYKSAEVVNLVTQELGGKITRQPGPIPGLNTKITSFLDPDGWKTVLVDNEDFLKELKEE